From Meles meles chromosome 5, mMelMel3.1 paternal haplotype, whole genome shotgun sequence, one genomic window encodes:
- the BAG6 gene encoding large proline-rich protein BAG6 isoform X22, producing MCVSVCRLCVCGVCWLRRSAGTSREGGRGGQSASQSGPPELSAMEPSDSTSTTTSMEEPDSLEVLVKTLDSQTRTFIVGAQMNVKEFKEHIAASVSIPSEKQRLIYQGRVLQDDKKLQEYNVGGKVIHLVERAPPQTQLPSGASSGIGSASATHGGGPPPGTRGPGASVHDRNANSYVMVGTFNLPSEPRVRLVMAQHMIRDIQTLLSRMECRGGPQAQHSQLPPQMPTVAPEPGALSSQTSEPVESEVPPREPMEAEEVEERAPAQSPELTPSGPAPVGPTPAPETNAPNHPSPAEYVEVLQELQRLESRLQPFLHRYYEVLGAAATTDYNNNQEGREEDQRLINLVGESLRLLGNTFVALSDLRCNLACAPPRHLHVVRPMSHYTTPMVLQQAAIPIQINVGTTVTMTGNGTRPPPAASAEAAPPGPGQASSLAPTSTTVESSTEGVPPPGPAPPPTTSHPRVIRISHQSVEPVVMMHMNIQDSGTQPGGVPSAPTGPLGTPGHGQTLGQQVPGFPTAPTRVVIARPTPPQARPSHPGGPPVSGTLQGAGLGTNASLAQMVSGLVGQLLMQPVLVAQGTPGMAPPPAPATASASAGTTNTATTAGPAPGGPAQPPPSQPSAADLQFSQLLGNLLGPAGPGAGGPGMASPTITVAMPGVPAFLQGMTDFLQATQTAPPPPPPPPPPPPAPEQQTMPPPGSPSGGAGSPGGMGLESLSPEFFTSVVQGVLNSLLGSLGARAGSSESIAAFIQRLSGSSNIFEPGADGALGFFGALLSLLCQNFSMVDVVMLLHGHFQPLQRLQPQLRSFFHQHYLGGQEPTPGNIRTATHTLITGLEEYVRESFSLVQVQPGVDIIRTNLEFLQEQFNSIAAHVLHCTDSGFGARLLELCNQGLFECLALNLHCLGGQQMELAAVINGRIRRMSRGVNPSLVSWLTTMMGLRLQVVLEHMPVGPDAILRYVRRVGDPPQPLPEEPMEVQGSERTSPEPQRENASPAPGTTAEEAMSRGPPPAPEGGSSRDEQDGASAETEPWAAAVPPEWVPIIQQDIQSQRKVKPQPPLSDAYLSGMPAKRRKLRADIQKRLQEDPNYSPQRFPNAHRAFADDP from the exons ATGAATGTAAAGGAGTTTAAAGAGCACATCGCTGCCTCTGTCAGCATTCCCTCTGAGAAACAACGGCTCATTTATCAGGGACGAGTTCTGCAGGATGATAAGAAGCTCCAGGAATACA ATGTTGGGGGAAAGGTTATTCACCTCGTGGAACGGGCTCCTCCTCAGACTCAGCTCCCTTCTGGGGCATCTTCTGGGATAGGTTCTGCCTCAGCCACCCATGGTGGAGGACCCCCACCTGGTACACGGGGGCCTGGGGCCTCTGTTCATGATCGGAATGCCAACAGCTATGTCATGGTTGGAACCTTCAACCTTCCT AGTGAGCCCCGAGTACGGCTGGTGATGGCTCAGCACATGATCAGGGATATACAGACCTTACTATCCCGGATGGAG TGTCGAGGGGGACCCCAAGCACAGCACAGTCAGCTGCCCCCACAGATGCCGACTGTGGCCCCGGAGCCTGGAGCCTTGAGCTCTCAAACATCAGAACCAGTCGAAAGTGAAGTACCTCCTCGGGAGCCCATGGAGGCAGAAGAAGTGGAGGAGCgtgccccagcccagagcccagaacTAACCCCTTCTGGCCCAGCCCCTGTGGGCCCAACGCCTGCCCCAGAGACAAATGCACCCAA CCATCCTTCCCCGGCGGAGTATGTTGAAGTGCTCCAGGAGCTCCAGCGGCTGGAGAGCCGCCTTCAGCCCTTCCTGCACCGTTACTACGAGGTTCTGGGCGCCGCTGCCACCACGGACTACAACAACAAC CAAGAGGGCCGCGAAGAGGATCAGCGCTTGATTAACTTGGTGGGGGAGAGCCTGCGGCTGCTGGGCAACACCTTCGTGGCACTGTCGGACCTGCGCTGCAATCTGGCCTGTGCACCCCCGCGACACCTGCATGTGGTCCGGCCCATGTCGCACTACACCACCCCCATGGTGCTCCAGCAGGCAGCCATCCCCATTCAG ATCAACGTGGGAACCACTGTGACCATGACAGGGAATGGGACTCGGCCCCCGCCGGCTGCCAGTGCGGAGGCAGCTCCCCCTGGTCCTGGGCAGGCCTCATCCCTGGCTCCCACTTCTACCACTGTTGAGTCGTCAACTGAGGGGGTTCCCCCGCCAGGGCCAGCTCCCCCCCCGACCACCAGCCACCCGAGGGTCATCCGGATTTCCCACCAGAGCGTGGAACCCGTGGTCATGATGCACATGAACATCCAAG ATTCTGGCACACAGCCCGGTGGAGTTCCGAGTGCTCCCACTGGCCCCCTAGGAACCCCTGGTCATGGCCAGACCCTGG GACAGCAGGTGCCAGGCTTTCCGACAGCTCCGACCCGGGTGGTGATCGCCCGGCCCACCCCTCCACAGGCTCGGCCTTCCCATCCTGGGGGGCCCCCTGTCTCGGGTACTCTA cagggtgCCGGGCTGGGTACAAATGCCTCTTTGGCCCAGATGGTGAGCGGACTTGTGGGGCAGCTTCTGATGCAGCCTGTTCTCGTGG CTCAGGGGACCCCAGGAATGGCTCCGCCTCCAGCCCCCGCCACTGCTTCAGCTAGTGCCGGCACCACCAACACCGCTACCACAGCCGGCCCTGCTCCTGGGGGGCCCGCCCAGCCTCCACCCTCTCAGCCCTCCGCGGCCGACCTGCAGTTCTCTCAGCTCCTGGGGAACCTGCTGGGCCCGGCGGGGCCCGGGGCTGGAGGACCCGGCATGGCTTCTCCCACCATCACCGTGGCGATGCCCGGTGTCCCCGCCTTTCTGCAGGGCATGACTGATTTTCTGCAG GCAACACAGACGGCGCCTCCGCCCCCtccgccacccccgcccccacccccggcccccgaGCAGCAGACCATGCCCCCACCGGGGTCCCCTTCTGGTGGCGCAGGGAGTCCTGGAGGCATGGGTCTTGAGAGCCTTTCACCGGAGTTTTTTACCTCCGTGGTGCAGGGTGTTCTGAACTCCCTGCTGGGCTCCCTGGGGGCCCGGGCTGGCAGCAGTGAGAGTATCGCCGCTTTCATACAGCGCCTCAGTGGATCCAGCAACATCTTCGAGCCTGGGGCTGATGGGGCCCTCG GATTCTTTGGGGCCCTGCTCTCTCTTCTGTGCCAGAACTTTTCCATGGTGGATGTGGTGATGCTTCTTCACGGCCATTTCCAGCCACTGCAGCGGCTCCAGCCCCAGCTGCGATCCTTTTTCCACCAGCACTACTTGGGTGGCCAAGAGCCCACGCCTGGTAACATACGG ACGGCAACCCACACGTTGATCACGGGGCTGGAAGAATATGTGCGGGAGAGTTTT TCTCTGGTGCAGGTTCAGCCTGGCGTGGACATCATCCGGACAAACCTGGAGTTTCTCCAAGAGCAGTTCAACAGCATTGCTGCTCACGTGCTGCACTGCACAG ACAGTGGATTTGGGGCCCGTTTGCTGGAGCTGTGTAACCAGGGCCTCTTTGAATGCCTGGCCCTCAACCTGCACTGCTTGGGGGGACAGCAGATGGAACTGGCCGCAGTCATCAATGGCCGAATT CGTCGCATGTCTCGTGGGGTGAACCCATCCTTGGTGAGCTGGCTGACCACTATGATGGGACTGAGGCTTCAGGTGGTTCTGGAGCACATGCCCGTGGGCCCTGATGCTATCCTCAGATATGTTCGCAGGGTCGGTGATCCCCCCCAG CCCCTTCCTGAGGAGCCAATGGAAGTTCAGGGATCAGAGAGAACTTCCCCTGAGCCTCAG CGGGAGAATGCTTCCCCGGCCCCGGGCACTACGGCAGAAGAGGCCATGTCCCGAGGGCCACCTCCTGCTCCTGAGGGTGGCAGCTCCCGTGACGAGCAGGATGGAGCTTCAGCTGAGACAGAGCCTTGGGCAGCTGCAGTCCCCCCA GAGTGGGTTCCGATTATCCAGCAGGACATTCAGAGCCAGCGGAAGGTGAAGCCGCAGCCCCCCCTGAGCGATGCCTACCTCAGTGGTATGCCTGCCAAGAGACGTAAG ctccgGGCTGATATACAAAAGCGACTGCAGGAAGACCCCAACTACAGCCCCCAGCGCTTCCCTAATGCCCACCGGGCCTTTGCTGATGATCCCTAG
- the BAG6 gene encoding large proline-rich protein BAG6 isoform X17 gives MCVSVCRLCVCGVCWLRRSAGTSREGGRGGQSASQSGPPELSAMEPSDSTSTTTSMEEPDSLEVLVKTLDSQTRTFIVGAQMNVKEFKEHIAASVSIPSEKQRLIYQGRVLQDDKKLQEYNVGGKVIHLVERAPPQTQLPSGASSGIGSASATHGGGPPPGTRGPGASVHDRNANSYVMVGTFNLPSEPRVRLVMAQHMIRDIQTLLSRMECRGGPQAQHSQLPPQMPTVAPEPGALSSQTSEPVESEVPPREPMEAEEVEERAPAQSPELTPSGPAPVGPTPAPETNAPNHPSPAEYVEVLQELQRLESRLQPFLHRYYEVLGAAATTDYNNNQEGREEDQRLINLVGESLRLLGNTFVALSDLRCNLACAPPRHLHVVRPMSHYTTPMVLQQAAIPIQINVGTTVTMTGNGTRPPPAASAEAAPPGPGQASSLAPTSTTVESSTEGVPPPGPAPPPTTSHPRVIRISHQSVEPVVMMHMNIQDSGTQPGGVPSAPTGPLGTPGHGQTLGQQVPGFPTAPTRVVIARPTPPQARPSHPGGPPVSGTLGAGLGTNASLAQMVSGLVGQLLMQPVLVAQGTPGMAPPPAPATASASAGTTNTATTAGPAPGGPAQPPPSQPSAADLQFSQLLGNLLGPAGPGAGGPGMASPTITVAMPGVPAFLQGMTDFLQATQTAPPPPPPPPPPPPAPEQQTMPPPGSPSGGAGSPGGMGLESLSPEFFTSVVQGVLNSLLGSLGARAGSSESIAAFIQRLSGSSNIFEPGADGALGFFGALLSLLCQNFSMVDVVMLLHGHFQPLQRLQPQLRSFFHQHYLGGQEPTPGNIRTATHTLITGLEEYVRESFSLVQVQPGVDIIRTNLEFLQEQFNSIAAHVLHCTDSGFGARLLELCNQGLFECLALNLHCLGGQQMELAAVINGRIRRMSRGVNPSLVSWLTTMMGLRLQVVLEHMPVGPDAILRYVRRVGDPPQPLPEEPMEVQGSERTSPEPQRENASPAPGTTAEEAMSRGPPPAPEGGSSRDEQDGASAETEPWAAAVPPEWVPIIQQDIQSQRKVKPQPPLSDAYLSGMPAKRRKTMQGEGPQLLLSEAVSRAAKAAGARPLTSPESLSRDLEAPEVQESYRQQLRADIQKRLQEDPNYSPQRFPNAHRAFADDP, from the exons ATGAATGTAAAGGAGTTTAAAGAGCACATCGCTGCCTCTGTCAGCATTCCCTCTGAGAAACAACGGCTCATTTATCAGGGACGAGTTCTGCAGGATGATAAGAAGCTCCAGGAATACA ATGTTGGGGGAAAGGTTATTCACCTCGTGGAACGGGCTCCTCCTCAGACTCAGCTCCCTTCTGGGGCATCTTCTGGGATAGGTTCTGCCTCAGCCACCCATGGTGGAGGACCCCCACCTGGTACACGGGGGCCTGGGGCCTCTGTTCATGATCGGAATGCCAACAGCTATGTCATGGTTGGAACCTTCAACCTTCCT AGTGAGCCCCGAGTACGGCTGGTGATGGCTCAGCACATGATCAGGGATATACAGACCTTACTATCCCGGATGGAG TGTCGAGGGGGACCCCAAGCACAGCACAGTCAGCTGCCCCCACAGATGCCGACTGTGGCCCCGGAGCCTGGAGCCTTGAGCTCTCAAACATCAGAACCAGTCGAAAGTGAAGTACCTCCTCGGGAGCCCATGGAGGCAGAAGAAGTGGAGGAGCgtgccccagcccagagcccagaacTAACCCCTTCTGGCCCAGCCCCTGTGGGCCCAACGCCTGCCCCAGAGACAAATGCACCCAA CCATCCTTCCCCGGCGGAGTATGTTGAAGTGCTCCAGGAGCTCCAGCGGCTGGAGAGCCGCCTTCAGCCCTTCCTGCACCGTTACTACGAGGTTCTGGGCGCCGCTGCCACCACGGACTACAACAACAAC CAAGAGGGCCGCGAAGAGGATCAGCGCTTGATTAACTTGGTGGGGGAGAGCCTGCGGCTGCTGGGCAACACCTTCGTGGCACTGTCGGACCTGCGCTGCAATCTGGCCTGTGCACCCCCGCGACACCTGCATGTGGTCCGGCCCATGTCGCACTACACCACCCCCATGGTGCTCCAGCAGGCAGCCATCCCCATTCAG ATCAACGTGGGAACCACTGTGACCATGACAGGGAATGGGACTCGGCCCCCGCCGGCTGCCAGTGCGGAGGCAGCTCCCCCTGGTCCTGGGCAGGCCTCATCCCTGGCTCCCACTTCTACCACTGTTGAGTCGTCAACTGAGGGGGTTCCCCCGCCAGGGCCAGCTCCCCCCCCGACCACCAGCCACCCGAGGGTCATCCGGATTTCCCACCAGAGCGTGGAACCCGTGGTCATGATGCACATGAACATCCAAG ATTCTGGCACACAGCCCGGTGGAGTTCCGAGTGCTCCCACTGGCCCCCTAGGAACCCCTGGTCATGGCCAGACCCTGG GACAGCAGGTGCCAGGCTTTCCGACAGCTCCGACCCGGGTGGTGATCGCCCGGCCCACCCCTCCACAGGCTCGGCCTTCCCATCCTGGGGGGCCCCCTGTCTCGGGTACTCTA ggtgCCGGGCTGGGTACAAATGCCTCTTTGGCCCAGATGGTGAGCGGACTTGTGGGGCAGCTTCTGATGCAGCCTGTTCTCGTGG CTCAGGGGACCCCAGGAATGGCTCCGCCTCCAGCCCCCGCCACTGCTTCAGCTAGTGCCGGCACCACCAACACCGCTACCACAGCCGGCCCTGCTCCTGGGGGGCCCGCCCAGCCTCCACCCTCTCAGCCCTCCGCGGCCGACCTGCAGTTCTCTCAGCTCCTGGGGAACCTGCTGGGCCCGGCGGGGCCCGGGGCTGGAGGACCCGGCATGGCTTCTCCCACCATCACCGTGGCGATGCCCGGTGTCCCCGCCTTTCTGCAGGGCATGACTGATTTTCTGCAG GCAACACAGACGGCGCCTCCGCCCCCtccgccacccccgcccccacccccggcccccgaGCAGCAGACCATGCCCCCACCGGGGTCCCCTTCTGGTGGCGCAGGGAGTCCTGGAGGCATGGGTCTTGAGAGCCTTTCACCGGAGTTTTTTACCTCCGTGGTGCAGGGTGTTCTGAACTCCCTGCTGGGCTCCCTGGGGGCCCGGGCTGGCAGCAGTGAGAGTATCGCCGCTTTCATACAGCGCCTCAGTGGATCCAGCAACATCTTCGAGCCTGGGGCTGATGGGGCCCTCG GATTCTTTGGGGCCCTGCTCTCTCTTCTGTGCCAGAACTTTTCCATGGTGGATGTGGTGATGCTTCTTCACGGCCATTTCCAGCCACTGCAGCGGCTCCAGCCCCAGCTGCGATCCTTTTTCCACCAGCACTACTTGGGTGGCCAAGAGCCCACGCCTGGTAACATACGG ACGGCAACCCACACGTTGATCACGGGGCTGGAAGAATATGTGCGGGAGAGTTTT TCTCTGGTGCAGGTTCAGCCTGGCGTGGACATCATCCGGACAAACCTGGAGTTTCTCCAAGAGCAGTTCAACAGCATTGCTGCTCACGTGCTGCACTGCACAG ACAGTGGATTTGGGGCCCGTTTGCTGGAGCTGTGTAACCAGGGCCTCTTTGAATGCCTGGCCCTCAACCTGCACTGCTTGGGGGGACAGCAGATGGAACTGGCCGCAGTCATCAATGGCCGAATT CGTCGCATGTCTCGTGGGGTGAACCCATCCTTGGTGAGCTGGCTGACCACTATGATGGGACTGAGGCTTCAGGTGGTTCTGGAGCACATGCCCGTGGGCCCTGATGCTATCCTCAGATATGTTCGCAGGGTCGGTGATCCCCCCCAG CCCCTTCCTGAGGAGCCAATGGAAGTTCAGGGATCAGAGAGAACTTCCCCTGAGCCTCAG CGGGAGAATGCTTCCCCGGCCCCGGGCACTACGGCAGAAGAGGCCATGTCCCGAGGGCCACCTCCTGCTCCTGAGGGTGGCAGCTCCCGTGACGAGCAGGATGGAGCTTCAGCTGAGACAGAGCCTTGGGCAGCTGCAGTCCCCCCA GAGTGGGTTCCGATTATCCAGCAGGACATTCAGAGCCAGCGGAAGGTGAAGCCGCAGCCCCCCCTGAGCGATGCCTACCTCAGTGGTATGCCTGCCAAGAGACGTAAG ACGATGCAGGGTGAGGGCCCCCAGCTGCTTCTCTCAGAGGCCGTGAGCAGGGCAGCTAAGGCAGCCGGAGCTCGGCCCCTGACGAGCCCCGAGAGCCTGAGCCGGGACCTGGAGGCACCAGAGGTTCAGGAGAGCTACAGGCAGCAG ctccgGGCTGATATACAAAAGCGACTGCAGGAAGACCCCAACTACAGCCCCCAGCGCTTCCCTAATGCCCACCGGGCCTTTGCTGATGATCCCTAG
- the BAG6 gene encoding large proline-rich protein BAG6 isoform X15, whose protein sequence is MCVSVCRLCVCGVCWLRRSAGTSREGGRGGQSASQSGPPELSAMEPSDSTSTTTSMEEPDSLEVLVKTLDSQTRTFIVGAQMNVKEFKEHIAASVSIPSEKQRLIYQGRVLQDDKKLQEYNVGGKVIHLVERAPPQTQLPSGASSGIGSASATHGGGPPPGTRGPGASVHDRNANSYVMVGTFNLPSDGSAVDVHINMEQAPIQSEPRVRLVMAQHMIRDIQTLLSRMECRGGPQAQHSQLPPQMPTVAPEPGALSSQTSEPVESEVPPREPMEAEEVEERAPAQSPELTPSGPAPVGPTPAPETNAPNHPSPAEYVEVLQELQRLESRLQPFLHRYYEVLGAAATTDYNNNQEGREEDQRLINLVGESLRLLGNTFVALSDLRCNLACAPPRHLHVVRPMSHYTTPMVLQQAAIPIQINVGTTVTMTGNGTRPPPAASAEAAPPGPGQASSLAPTSTTVESSTEGVPPPGPAPPPTTSHPRVIRISHQSVEPVVMMHMNIQDSGTQPGGVPSAPTGPLGTPGHGQTLGSTLIQLPSLPPEFMHAVAHQITHQAMVAAVASAAAGQQVPGFPTAPTRVVIARPTPPQARPSHPGGPPVSGTLGAGLGTNASLAQMVSGLVGQLLMQPVLVAQGTPGMAPPPAPATASASAGTTNTATTAGPAPGGPAQPPPSQPSAADLQFSQLLGNLLGPAGPGAGGPGMASPTITVAMPGVPAFLQGMTDFLQATQTAPPPPPPPPPPPPAPEQQTMPPPGSPSGGAGSPGGMGLESLSPEFFTSVVQGVLNSLLGSLGARAGSSESIAAFIQRLSGSSNIFEPGADGALGFFGALLSLLCQNFSMVDVVMLLHGHFQPLQRLQPQLRSFFHQHYLGGQEPTPGNIRTATHTLITGLEEYVRESFSLVQVQPGVDIIRTNLEFLQEQFNSIAAHVLHCTDSGFGARLLELCNQGLFECLALNLHCLGGQQMELAAVINGRIRRMSRGVNPSLVSWLTTMMGLRLQVVLEHMPVGPDAILRYVRRVGDPPQPLPEEPMEVQGSERTSPEPQRENASPAPGTTAEEAMSRGPPPAPEGGSSRDEQDGASAETEPWAAAVPPEWVPIIQQDIQSQRKVKPQPPLSDAYLSGMPAKRRKLRADIQKRLQEDPNYSPQRFPNAHRAFADDP, encoded by the exons ATGAATGTAAAGGAGTTTAAAGAGCACATCGCTGCCTCTGTCAGCATTCCCTCTGAGAAACAACGGCTCATTTATCAGGGACGAGTTCTGCAGGATGATAAGAAGCTCCAGGAATACA ATGTTGGGGGAAAGGTTATTCACCTCGTGGAACGGGCTCCTCCTCAGACTCAGCTCCCTTCTGGGGCATCTTCTGGGATAGGTTCTGCCTCAGCCACCCATGGTGGAGGACCCCCACCTGGTACACGGGGGCCTGGGGCCTCTGTTCATGATCGGAATGCCAACAGCTATGTCATGGTTGGAACCTTCAACCTTCCT AGTGACGGCTCTGCTGTGGATGTTCACATCAACATGGAACAGGCCCCGATTCAG AGTGAGCCCCGAGTACGGCTGGTGATGGCTCAGCACATGATCAGGGATATACAGACCTTACTATCCCGGATGGAG TGTCGAGGGGGACCCCAAGCACAGCACAGTCAGCTGCCCCCACAGATGCCGACTGTGGCCCCGGAGCCTGGAGCCTTGAGCTCTCAAACATCAGAACCAGTCGAAAGTGAAGTACCTCCTCGGGAGCCCATGGAGGCAGAAGAAGTGGAGGAGCgtgccccagcccagagcccagaacTAACCCCTTCTGGCCCAGCCCCTGTGGGCCCAACGCCTGCCCCAGAGACAAATGCACCCAA CCATCCTTCCCCGGCGGAGTATGTTGAAGTGCTCCAGGAGCTCCAGCGGCTGGAGAGCCGCCTTCAGCCCTTCCTGCACCGTTACTACGAGGTTCTGGGCGCCGCTGCCACCACGGACTACAACAACAAC CAAGAGGGCCGCGAAGAGGATCAGCGCTTGATTAACTTGGTGGGGGAGAGCCTGCGGCTGCTGGGCAACACCTTCGTGGCACTGTCGGACCTGCGCTGCAATCTGGCCTGTGCACCCCCGCGACACCTGCATGTGGTCCGGCCCATGTCGCACTACACCACCCCCATGGTGCTCCAGCAGGCAGCCATCCCCATTCAG ATCAACGTGGGAACCACTGTGACCATGACAGGGAATGGGACTCGGCCCCCGCCGGCTGCCAGTGCGGAGGCAGCTCCCCCTGGTCCTGGGCAGGCCTCATCCCTGGCTCCCACTTCTACCACTGTTGAGTCGTCAACTGAGGGGGTTCCCCCGCCAGGGCCAGCTCCCCCCCCGACCACCAGCCACCCGAGGGTCATCCGGATTTCCCACCAGAGCGTGGAACCCGTGGTCATGATGCACATGAACATCCAAG ATTCTGGCACACAGCCCGGTGGAGTTCCGAGTGCTCCCACTGGCCCCCTAGGAACCCCTGGTCATGGCCAGACCCTGG GCTCCACCCTCATCcagctgccctccctgccccctgagTTCATGCACGCCGTCGCCCACCAGATCACTCATCAGGCCATGGTGGCAGCTGTTGCCTCCGCGGCCGCAG GACAGCAGGTGCCAGGCTTTCCGACAGCTCCGACCCGGGTGGTGATCGCCCGGCCCACCCCTCCACAGGCTCGGCCTTCCCATCCTGGGGGGCCCCCTGTCTCGGGTACTCTA ggtgCCGGGCTGGGTACAAATGCCTCTTTGGCCCAGATGGTGAGCGGACTTGTGGGGCAGCTTCTGATGCAGCCTGTTCTCGTGG CTCAGGGGACCCCAGGAATGGCTCCGCCTCCAGCCCCCGCCACTGCTTCAGCTAGTGCCGGCACCACCAACACCGCTACCACAGCCGGCCCTGCTCCTGGGGGGCCCGCCCAGCCTCCACCCTCTCAGCCCTCCGCGGCCGACCTGCAGTTCTCTCAGCTCCTGGGGAACCTGCTGGGCCCGGCGGGGCCCGGGGCTGGAGGACCCGGCATGGCTTCTCCCACCATCACCGTGGCGATGCCCGGTGTCCCCGCCTTTCTGCAGGGCATGACTGATTTTCTGCAG GCAACACAGACGGCGCCTCCGCCCCCtccgccacccccgcccccacccccggcccccgaGCAGCAGACCATGCCCCCACCGGGGTCCCCTTCTGGTGGCGCAGGGAGTCCTGGAGGCATGGGTCTTGAGAGCCTTTCACCGGAGTTTTTTACCTCCGTGGTGCAGGGTGTTCTGAACTCCCTGCTGGGCTCCCTGGGGGCCCGGGCTGGCAGCAGTGAGAGTATCGCCGCTTTCATACAGCGCCTCAGTGGATCCAGCAACATCTTCGAGCCTGGGGCTGATGGGGCCCTCG GATTCTTTGGGGCCCTGCTCTCTCTTCTGTGCCAGAACTTTTCCATGGTGGATGTGGTGATGCTTCTTCACGGCCATTTCCAGCCACTGCAGCGGCTCCAGCCCCAGCTGCGATCCTTTTTCCACCAGCACTACTTGGGTGGCCAAGAGCCCACGCCTGGTAACATACGG ACGGCAACCCACACGTTGATCACGGGGCTGGAAGAATATGTGCGGGAGAGTTTT TCTCTGGTGCAGGTTCAGCCTGGCGTGGACATCATCCGGACAAACCTGGAGTTTCTCCAAGAGCAGTTCAACAGCATTGCTGCTCACGTGCTGCACTGCACAG ACAGTGGATTTGGGGCCCGTTTGCTGGAGCTGTGTAACCAGGGCCTCTTTGAATGCCTGGCCCTCAACCTGCACTGCTTGGGGGGACAGCAGATGGAACTGGCCGCAGTCATCAATGGCCGAATT CGTCGCATGTCTCGTGGGGTGAACCCATCCTTGGTGAGCTGGCTGACCACTATGATGGGACTGAGGCTTCAGGTGGTTCTGGAGCACATGCCCGTGGGCCCTGATGCTATCCTCAGATATGTTCGCAGGGTCGGTGATCCCCCCCAG CCCCTTCCTGAGGAGCCAATGGAAGTTCAGGGATCAGAGAGAACTTCCCCTGAGCCTCAG CGGGAGAATGCTTCCCCGGCCCCGGGCACTACGGCAGAAGAGGCCATGTCCCGAGGGCCACCTCCTGCTCCTGAGGGTGGCAGCTCCCGTGACGAGCAGGATGGAGCTTCAGCTGAGACAGAGCCTTGGGCAGCTGCAGTCCCCCCA GAGTGGGTTCCGATTATCCAGCAGGACATTCAGAGCCAGCGGAAGGTGAAGCCGCAGCCCCCCCTGAGCGATGCCTACCTCAGTGGTATGCCTGCCAAGAGACGTAAG ctccgGGCTGATATACAAAAGCGACTGCAGGAAGACCCCAACTACAGCCCCCAGCGCTTCCCTAATGCCCACCGGGCCTTTGCTGATGATCCCTAG